In Petrotoga sp. 9PW.55.5.1, the genomic stretch TCAAAAGAAGGAATTCACGGCTTTGTATGGCAAGGTGCCAGATACGAAGGATTGGTATGTGATGTTTTTGAATTTGTAAGAAGTTTTGGAGGAGAACTAATTGACGGTGAAACAGTTGTTGTTGATGATCCACAATATTTTAATAAAAATGTTGCAGCAATAACCTTTATGAAAAAATTAATAGATGATGGAATTTCTCCTCGCGGAGTTATAACTCATATGGAAGAGGAAGCAAGGAGAATATTTCAGAATGGAGACGCTGTTTTTATGAGAAATTGGTCTTATGCTTGGATATTAGCGAACGATGAAAATTCACCTGTTCAAGGAAAGATAGGAGTAACAACTATCCCTAAAGGGCCAGAACCAGATGGAAGGTCTTCCTCAACATTAGGTGGGTGGAGTTTGGCTATAAATGGGAATGCAAGTGATGAGCAAATTGATGCTGCGAAGAAACTTATAAGATTTTTAACAAGTAAAGAACAACAAGTATATAAATCTATAAATGATGGAACAACACCAGCTCGGAAATCCGCATATTTAGATCCAAGAACTTTAGAAGCATTTCCTTTCTTTGAAGAAATGTATGAGGTTTACTTAGCAGCTGAACCAAGGCCTGTGTCTCCCCTTTATACTGAGATATCGTATGAAATTCAAGTTGCAGTACATCAAGTATTGGCATCTAATAAAAATCCAGAAGTAACACTAAAAGAATTGAGTAACAATTTGAGAAATTTGATGAGTTACTAGTTTAAACATTCTTAGTTTAAGTAAGAAAAGCAAATATCTAAGGAGGAAAAAGAATTATATGACAGCAGTTAAAGTAGGAATTATAGGAGCAGGAAGTGCGGCGTTTTCATTAAGATTAGTTGGTGACTTATGTAAAACAAAAGGTTTATCAGGAAGTTCTGTTACCTTGATGGATATAGACGAGAATAGGTTAATGGCAGTTCACGCACTTGCTAAAAAGTTTGCGGAAGGACTTGGTGCAGATATTAAATTCGAAACTACTACCAATGTTGATGATGCAATAAGAGATGCAAGTTTTGTAGTGAACACAGCATTAGTTGGTGGTCACAGTTATTTTGAAAAAGTAAGACAAATATCTGAAAAGTATGGTTATTACAGAGGGATAGACTCACAAGAGTTTAACATGGTTTCTGATTACTATACCATTACAAATTACAATCAAATAAAATTTATGCATGATGTTGCAAAAAAAATAGAAAAGCTCTCTCCAAAAGCATGGCTTTTGCAAGCCGCTAACCCTGTTTTTGAATTAACCAATCTAATAACAAGAACCGTTCCAATCAATATGGTTGGTATCTGCCATGGTCATCATGGGGTTGATCATATAATTGAAAAATTGGGATTAGACCCTAATAAAGTTGAATGGGAAGTTGCTGGAGTGAACCATGGAATTTGGTTAACCAAATTTATATACCAAGGCAAGGATGCATCCCCATTGATTGATGAACTGTTAGAAAAAGAAGTTGGCAATTTCAAACCAACTGATCCATTTGATGACCAAATATCGCTTGTAGCAAAAGATATGTATGAATTCTATGGTAAAATGCCTATAGGAGACACAGTAAGGAATGGAAGTTGGAAATATCATTTTGATTTAGAAACGAAGAAAAAATGGTTTGGTGAACCATGGGGTGGAGTAGACTCAGAATTAGGATGGAAATGGTATCAAGATAGACAAGCAGAAATTGCGACGGCGATGCAAAAAGTAGCAGACTATTTCCAAAAAAATCCAAACGCAAAATTATTTTCAAAAGATACACTTGATGAGATAATCTCTCAAACCAAGAATGAAGTAAAAGCCGAACTAACACAGGAAATATACAATCTTTTAGATCCTCAAAGAAAAAGTGGTGAGCAACATATTTTGCTAGCAAATGCTCTATTAAACGGCGAAAAAGTTGATTTAGTATTAAATTTACCAAATAATGGGACAATCTCAGGGATTTCAGATGATGTGGCTGTAGAAATACCAGTTTATGCTGATAAAGATGGAATACATCATTATGAAATAAATCCACCACTTCCAGAAAGGATTAAAAAGATGTACTTAGCCCCCAGAATAAATAGGATGGAAATGGCATTGGAGGCTTATTTAACTGGAGATAGAAAAGTACTAGAAGAATTTTTAATAAGAGACCCAAGAACAAAGTCTTACGATCAAGTTGTAAAAGTTTTGAATGAGATACTTGCCTTACCCGAAAACAAAGAAATGCGTGATCATTACAGTAAAAAATAGATACTATAAAAAATTCAGGGGCTAACTTTAGCCCCTTTTTCAATAAATAAAGTTTTTATTGAAAATTTTTGTTAGGCATGCATTATAGCTATCGCTAATTAATTTATCTATCTCTTCTACTCCAAAAGTTCTCATTATAGCTTTTTTATCAAATTTAGAGCTATCTACAAGCATAAAAATTTCATTGCAATTCTTTCCAACTATTTTTTTAATACTTGCACTTTGAGGAAGATTCTCAAAAGCCCCTTCTTCGTAAGAAAATGCACTACAAGAAAAAAATGCTTTTTCTACTCTCATTTCTTTCATCAGATTTTCTGGAATAACTCCTATTGTAACTCCGTTTTTATTATCCAGGGTTCCCCCTGCCACTACAATGTTGTGAGTGGGATTTTCTGAAAGAGCTAAAGCAGTGTAAAGGTTATTAGTTACAATATTTAAAAATTCCTTATTTTGGGCAATTTTTTGAGCTAGTATATAACAAGTACTGCTTGCATCTAAAAACAAAGTCGTATCTTTATTAATAAATTGAAGAGTAAGTTCAGCCATTTTTTCTTTTTTATTTTGATTGATTTTAACTCTCTCAAAAAACCTAGCTTCGGCAAATTGATTCCTTTTTTTTATACCACCGTAAAATTTCTCAATTAATCCTCTTTTATATAATTCTGAAACATCTCTTCGAAGAGTTACCATAGATACATTTAATTCTTGAGCTAAATCTTCCAGATTTGCAGAATTTTCTTTTTCTAAAATTTCTAAAATTCTATCTTGTCTCATAACTTTTGTCATAGAAATCACTCTCCGTGCTGTTTATAATAATATTGAGTTAAAAGAACATTAAAAAATCAAAATCATGCAAAAAATCTATTTAGAGATAATTATTAGAGATTATTTTCAATTAAACAGAAAATACTTTGATTATCTATGTTTTGTATTTTATCTTAAAATTGATATACTATGTTGAAATTATATCATAATAATATCATATTATGATCATATGTTACAAAAATATAATAAAAAGTTAGGAGGATAAAAATGGAATCAAATCAATTAAAAAAAGAAGTAGCAGAGTTTGCAAAACTAGTATGGGATAGGAAATTAACTGACGGAACAGGGGGAAATATGAGCATCAAAAATGGGGACGAAATATATATAACTCCAACAACTACGATAAAACATTTTTTGACAGAAAAGGATATTATTACCATTGACAAAAATGGCAATAAAATAGAAGGAGAAAAGGAACCCTCTTCAGAAAGAAAAATGCATTTAAAGATATATGAAAAAGTTTCTGATGTTAAAGCTATTATTCACGCTCACCCCCCGTATTCAACTTCATTTGCCATAACGTTTAACGAACTACCTATTTATGCCCTTCCAGAATCAGCTTTAGTTTTGGATCCAATAACTTATATAGAATATCAAATGCCTGGAACCCAAGACTTTGCAGACGCTTTTGAAAAGGGATTAGAAAAAGGTTCAAAAGTCTTTGTTCTTCAGAATCATGGTGTAACTGTTGTTGGAAAAGATATGAGTGATGCTTACATGAAATTAGAAACTTTGGAATTCTTGGCACAAGTTTCTTTTATCTCAAAACTGCATGGAAATCTAAATGAAATACCTGTAGATAAAATAAAAGCGTTTAAAGAGTTTGTTAATAAGAAAAATTAGGAGGAATACTTCGTGAATTTAGAACAAATAAAAGAAAAAGTTAAAAATTTTAAAGTTGAAGTTCCATCATGGGGATTTGCTAGGTCAGGTACAAGGTTTCATTCATTTCATATCCCTGGGGAAGCACGAAATGTATATGAAAAAATAGACGATGCTGCCTTAGTGAATAAAGTAACTGATGCTGTATCTGCTGTAGCTATTCACATTCCTTGGGATAAAGTTGACGATTATAAGGCTTTAAAAGAGTATGCAGAAAATAAAGGCTTAAAAATAGGGGCAGTTAATCCCAACTATTTTGAAGATGAAGATTATTTATATGGTTCTTTAAGTAATTCAAATATAAAAATACGGGAAAAGGCT encodes the following:
- a CDS encoding class II aldolase/adducin family protein, with product MESNQLKKEVAEFAKLVWDRKLTDGTGGNMSIKNGDEIYITPTTTIKHFLTEKDIITIDKNGNKIEGEKEPSSERKMHLKIYEKVSDVKAIIHAHPPYSTSFAITFNELPIYALPESALVLDPITYIEYQMPGTQDFADAFEKGLEKGSKVFVLQNHGVTVVGKDMSDAYMKLETLEFLAQVSFISKLHGNLNEIPVDKIKAFKEFVNKKN
- a CDS encoding ABC transporter substrate-binding protein, with the protein product MRKFLVVVFVCMFFVSGFSVKITMAMGTTGKVMEVLYEQLELFSKEYPNIQVEVMHLPESSTTQHDLLATYLASGNPDPVVFSIDCIWPAEFEPFLVDLSKDYEYFEFEDFFEGSSSSVKVGDKIVGVPWVIDAGMLYYRKDLLDKYGYDVPETWDELYQTAKDISSKEGIHGFVWQGARYEGLVCDVFEFVRSFGGELIDGETVVVDDPQYFNKNVAAITFMKKLIDDGISPRGVITHMEEEARRIFQNGDAVFMRNWSYAWILANDENSPVQGKIGVTTIPKGPEPDGRSSSTLGGWSLAINGNASDEQIDAAKKLIRFLTSKEQQVYKSINDGTTPARKSAYLDPRTLEAFPFFEEMYEVYLAAEPRPVSPLYTEISYEIQVAVHQVLASNKNPEVTLKELSNNLRNLMSY
- a CDS encoding DeoR/GlpR family DNA-binding transcription regulator, which gives rise to MTKVMRQDRILEILEKENSANLEDLAQELNVSMVTLRRDVSELYKRGLIEKFYGGIKKRNQFAEARFFERVKINQNKKEKMAELTLQFINKDTTLFLDASSTCYILAQKIAQNKEFLNIVTNNLYTALALSENPTHNIVVAGGTLDNKNGVTIGVIPENLMKEMRVEKAFFSCSAFSYEEGAFENLPQSASIKKIVGKNCNEIFMLVDSSKFDKKAIMRTFGVEEIDKLISDSYNACLTKIFNKNFIY
- the aglA gene encoding alpha-glucosidase AglA; protein product: MTAVKVGIIGAGSAAFSLRLVGDLCKTKGLSGSSVTLMDIDENRLMAVHALAKKFAEGLGADIKFETTTNVDDAIRDASFVVNTALVGGHSYFEKVRQISEKYGYYRGIDSQEFNMVSDYYTITNYNQIKFMHDVAKKIEKLSPKAWLLQAANPVFELTNLITRTVPINMVGICHGHHGVDHIIEKLGLDPNKVEWEVAGVNHGIWLTKFIYQGKDASPLIDELLEKEVGNFKPTDPFDDQISLVAKDMYEFYGKMPIGDTVRNGSWKYHFDLETKKKWFGEPWGGVDSELGWKWYQDRQAEIATAMQKVADYFQKNPNAKLFSKDTLDEIISQTKNEVKAELTQEIYNLLDPQRKSGEQHILLANALLNGEKVDLVLNLPNNGTISGISDDVAVEIPVYADKDGIHHYEINPPLPERIKKMYLAPRINRMEMALEAYLTGDRKVLEEFLIRDPRTKSYDQVVKVLNEILALPENKEMRDHYSKK